The following coding sequences lie in one bacterium genomic window:
- a CDS encoding zinc metallopeptidase, producing MFYGFGWFYMDWTMVLLIPGLILGLIAQSMVNSRFRRYSKVQTRGGLTGAQVAAGILTEAGLPDVEIEVVGGKLSDHYDPRTRKLYLSADVAHASSVAALGVAAHEVGHAIQHGSGYFPLHLRNAVVPATRIGSWLYLPLFIAGLIFAVEPLVWVGIGCFTLLLLFQLITLPVEFNASSRALVILRDGGYLEPEEQAGARKILSAAALTYVAALVSSILILLRLLLIAGAFSRR from the coding sequence ATGTTCTACGGTTTCGGCTGGTTCTACATGGACTGGACTATGGTTTTACTCATCCCCGGGCTCATCCTGGGGCTCATCGCCCAGTCCATGGTCAACTCGCGCTTCCGCCGCTACTCGAAGGTCCAGACGCGCGGAGGGCTGACCGGGGCGCAGGTGGCGGCCGGCATCCTGACCGAGGCCGGGCTGCCCGACGTGGAGATAGAGGTGGTGGGCGGTAAGCTCTCGGACCACTACGACCCGCGGACGCGCAAACTGTACCTTTCCGCCGACGTGGCCCACGCCTCCTCCGTGGCCGCGCTGGGGGTGGCGGCCCACGAGGTCGGCCACGCCATCCAGCACGGAAGCGGCTACTTCCCGCTCCACCTGCGCAACGCCGTCGTCCCCGCGACGAGAATCGGCTCCTGGCTCTACCTGCCGCTCTTCATCGCCGGGCTCATCTTCGCCGTGGAGCCGCTGGTCTGGGTCGGCATCGGCTGCTTCACGCTTTTATTGCTGTTCCAACTGATAACGCTGCCGGTGGAGTTCAACGCCAGCTCGCGGGCCCTGGTCATCCTGCGCGACGGTGGCTACCTGGAGCCCGAGGAGCAAGCGGGGGCGCGGAAGATTCTCTCGGCCGCGGCGCTGACCTACGTCGCCGCCCTGGTGTCGAGCATTCTCATCCTGCTGCGCCTCCTCTTAATCGCCGGCGCCTTCAGCCGGCGGTAG
- a CDS encoding macro domain-containing protein, translated as MVKPVHRIAGLKIVIAKGDIARVACDAVVNAANNHLWMGSGVAGALKKAGGSSVEREAMALGPIEVGRAVTTGAGKLPARWVIHAAVMGQDLKTDADKVRRATTSAIEEADRIGAKSVAMPALGTGVGGLAMEDCARAMRAGLEEALPLKGVRRVIFVLYGPRAYEAFQSAF; from the coding sequence TTGGTTAAGCCAGTCCACAGGATTGCCGGTCTGAAAATCGTTATCGCCAAGGGCGACATCGCCCGAGTGGCCTGCGACGCGGTGGTCAACGCGGCGAACAACCACCTGTGGATGGGCTCCGGGGTGGCGGGGGCGCTGAAGAAAGCCGGCGGCTCCTCCGTCGAGCGCGAGGCGATGGCGCTGGGTCCGATAGAGGTGGGCCGGGCGGTGACCACCGGCGCCGGGAAACTGCCGGCGCGGTGGGTCATACACGCGGCGGTGATGGGTCAGGACTTGAAGACCGATGCCGATAAAGTTCGCCGGGCGACGACCAGTGCAATCGAGGAGGCCGACCGGATCGGGGCCAAATCAGTCGCCATGCCCGCCCTGGGCACCGGGGTCGGGGGGCTGGCCATGGAGGATTGCGCCCGGGCCATGCGCGCCGGTCTGGAGGAGGCTTTACCGTTGAAGGGCGTCCGTCGCGTAATTTTCGTCCTCTACGGCCCCCGAGCCTACGAAGCCTTCCAGTCGG